A region from the bacterium genome encodes:
- a CDS encoding type II secretion system protein GspG — MISASLRGLVVASALLLGGVAGSAARGGSFFPPPSTWPPNAAPASRGATLVEEREAVERTERLARAVMTYCAVRGAWPADLAQLVPDFAPASLARNPFGGVYTYRPSKWSFTLETRLPGGGVVTMTNGEVTSAPLRLLTQGEAARWNRRILRRLAMGLEAYRVDSNEYPASLAELVPFYIDALPLRDAYGGDIVVSLRRDAYSLTSLGRDGRPGGVGLDADVTIATGVVTTTTPAEVSEREYALASAGALSAVANAVCSYAVDNDHAPASLDLLVPVYVAAVPLDGCARPLAYRLAADGRSFDVRAAGFPCDVAFPGRPLDVRVALGGAECSSVVIGQTDVWDVLD, encoded by the coding sequence ATGATCTCCGCTTCTCTTCGCGGGTTGGTCGTTGCATCGGCGCTGTTGCTCGGCGGCGTCGCCGGGTCCGCGGCGCGCGGGGGTTCGTTCTTTCCGCCGCCGTCCACCTGGCCGCCGAACGCCGCGCCGGCGAGCCGCGGCGCGACGCTCGTGGAAGAACGGGAAGCCGTGGAGCGGACGGAGCGGCTGGCGCGCGCGGTCATGACCTACTGCGCCGTGCGCGGCGCGTGGCCGGCCGACCTCGCGCAGCTCGTCCCCGACTTCGCCCCCGCGTCGCTCGCGAGGAATCCGTTCGGAGGCGTCTACACCTACCGCCCCTCGAAGTGGTCGTTCACGTTGGAGACGCGGCTCCCCGGCGGAGGCGTCGTGACGATGACCAACGGCGAGGTCACGTCGGCGCCGCTCCGCCTGCTGACGCAGGGCGAGGCCGCGCGCTGGAACCGGCGCATCCTGCGCCGCCTCGCGATGGGGCTCGAGGCCTACCGCGTGGACAGCAACGAGTATCCCGCTTCGCTCGCCGAGCTCGTCCCGTTCTACATCGACGCCCTTCCCCTGCGGGACGCCTACGGCGGCGACATCGTCGTTTCGCTGCGGCGCGACGCGTACTCCCTGACGAGCCTCGGGCGCGACGGGAGGCCGGGCGGCGTCGGGCTCGACGCCGACGTGACGATCGCGACGGGCGTCGTGACGACGACGACGCCGGCGGAGGTTTCCGAGCGCGAGTACGCGCTCGCGTCCGCCGGCGCGCTGAGCGCCGTCGCCAACGCGGTCTGCTCGTACGCCGTTGACAACGACCACGCGCCGGCGTCGCTCGACCTTCTCGTCCCGGTCTACGTCGCCGCCGTTCCGCTCGACGGTTGCGCCCGACCTTTGGCGTACCGGCTCGCGGCGGACGGCCGCAGCTTCGACGTCCGCGCGGCCGGATTCCCCTGCGACGTCGCCTTCCCCGGCCGGCCGCTCGACGTGCGCGTCGCGCTCGGCGGGGCCGAGTGCTCGAGCGTGGTGATCGGCCAGACCGACGTCTGGGACGTGCTCGACTGA